One genomic segment of Ipomoea triloba cultivar NCNSP0323 chromosome 9, ASM357664v1 includes these proteins:
- the LOC116029281 gene encoding probable pectate lyase 12, producing the protein MLDITCILIFFLIITSFSPSASLMAAYNLTLPGQHPNPEAVALQVHSIVNASLSRLLSTRRKLLSTCETGNPIDDCWRCDTNWQLNRQRLADCGIGFGQYALGGKGGRYYVVTDSSDPDPVNPPPGTLRYGVIQAEPLWIVFASSMLIHLSEELIFNSYKTLDGRGANVHITGGGCITLQYISNVIIHNIHIHHCYQSGETNIRSSPSHFGWRTLSDGDGISIFGSRDIWIDHCSLSHCKDGLIDAVMGSTGITISNNHFSHHNEVMLLGHSDDYLPDSGMQVTIAFNHFGKKLIQRMPRCRRGYIHVVNNDFTRWEMYAIGGSGNPTINSQGNRYIAPFDRNAKEVTKRVDTSEEKWRNWNWRSEGDVLANGAYFVASGEGVEVKYEKAYSVEPKSANFLDQITMNAGVLVGRGSSSGKWTASGNVTGDDDGNYLMAISGDPDDYDGDYAGGYMLCPKSILLYYLLAMLTLMLL; encoded by the exons ATGCTTGATATAACCTGCATTCTAATCTTCTTCCTTATTATCACCTCATTCTCTCCCTCTGCTTCATTAATGGCGGCTTACAACCTTACCCTTCCTGGTCAGCACCCCAATCCCGAAGCTGTTGCCCTTCAAGTTCACAG CATAGTAAATGCATCGCTTTCAAGACTGCTATCAACAAGAAGAAAGCTATTGTCGACATGCGAGACCGGAAATCCGATCGACGATTGCTGGCGGTGCGACACCAATTGGCAGTTAAACCGGCAGCGGCTGGCCGACTGCGGCATCGGGTTCGGGCAATACGCCCTGGGCGGGAAGGGCGGGCGTTACTACGTGGTCACCGACTCATCCGACCCGGACCCAGTCAACCCACCTCCAGGCACTCTCCGCTACGGCGTCATCCAAGCGGAGCCGCTCTGGATCGTCTTCGCCTCCAGCATGCTCATCCACCTCTCGGAGGAGCTCATATTCAACTCCTACAAGACCCTCGACGGCCGCGGCGCCAACGTCCACATCACCGGCGGCGGCTGCATAACGCTGCAGTACATTTCCAACGTCATCATCCACAACATTCACATCCACCATTGTTACCAGTCCGGCGAGACCAATATCCGGTCGAGCCCCTCTCACTTCGGCTGGCGGACCTTGTCGGACGGCGACGGGATTTCCATTTTCGGGTCGAGGGATATTTGGATTGATCATTGCTCGCTCTCGCACTGCAAGGATGGGCTGATCGACGCCGTGATGGGGTCCACCGGGATAACCATATCTAACAACCATTTCTCCCACCATAATGAGGTTATGTTGTTGGGTCATAGCGACGATTACTTGCCGGATTCCGGTATGCAAGTCACCATTGCGTTTAACCACTTCGGGAAGAAGCTTATTCAGAGAATGCCGAGGTGTAGGCGAGGGTATATCCATGTAGTGAACAATGATTTTACGAGGTGGGAGATGTACGCCATTGGAGGGAGCGGCAATCCTACCATCAATAGTCAAGGGAATCGGTACATTGCACCCTTTGACCGCAACGCCAAAGAG GTGACAAAAAGAGTGGACACATCAGAAGAAAAGTGGAGGAACTGGAATTGGAGGAGCGAGGGGGACGTATTGGCAAACGGAGCCTACTTTGTAGCCTCGGGGGAGGGAGTGGAAGTTAAATATGAGAAAGCATACAGTGTGGAACCCAAATCCGCTAATTTCCTTGACCAAATCACCATGAACGCCGGTGTTCTTGTTGGCAG GGGGAGTAGCAGTGGCAAGTGGACTGCTTCCGGGAATGTCACCGGCGACGATGATGGGAACTACTTGATGGCAATTTCCGGTGACCCGGACGACTATGACGGCGATTACGCCGGGGGCTACATGCTTTGCCCTAAATCCATTCTCTTGTATTATCTGCTAGCCATGTTAACCTTAATGTTATTGTAG
- the LOC116029282 gene encoding serine/threonine protein phosphatase 2A 57 kDa regulatory subunit B' beta isoform-like, whose translation MLNKIMKRGHKKVPKPDAQDFGGYGAVSASVVVVNHASRGSSPGNSTPAPAPATGTFEALPLFRDVPVSQRQNLFSRKLQICCFQFDFTDVVKMIREKEMKRQCLVELVDFIQSGSGKISESNQEEMVKMISVNIFRCLPPASHENTGSENVDGEDDPYLEPSWPHLQIVYELLLRYVVSSDTDTKVAKQFIDHSFVLKLLDLFDSEDPREREYLKTILHRVYGKFMVHRPFIRKAMSNIFYQFIYETEKHSGIGELLEVLGSIINGFALPMKEEHKLFLVRALIPLHKPKTNAVYHQQLSYCVVQFMEKDFKLADAVIRGLLKYWPVTNCRKEVLFLGELEEVLEATQVSEFQRCMVPLFRQIARCLNSSHSQVAERALFLWNNDHIVNLIAQNRNVILPIIFEAMEKNIQSHWNQAIQGLTGNVQKIFLEMDSDLFQECQRQYAENAACATEQEEQRELRWQRLVACS comes from the exons ATGTTGAACAAAATTATGAAGAGAGGGCACAAGAAAGTGCCCAAACCGGACGCCCAAGACTTTGGGGGGTATGGGGCGGTCTCCGCGTCTGTTGTGGTGGTGAATCATGCTTCAAGGGGTAGTTCGCCGGGAAATTCAAcaccggcgccggcgccggcgacgGGGACATTCGAGGCCCTGCCGTTGTTCCGGGATGTGCCGGTGTCACAGCGGCAGAATTTGTTTTCCAGGAAGCTTCAGATTTGCTGTTTCCAGTTTGATTTCACGGATGTGGTGAAGATGATTAGGGAGAAGGAGATGAAGAGGCAGTGCCTTGTAGAGCTTGTAGATTTTATTCAATCTGGCTCTGGGAAGATCAGTGAGAGCAATCAGGAGGAAATGGTGAAGATGATATCTGTTAATATATTCAGGTGTTTGCCCCCGGCTTCACACGAGAACACCGGGTCGGAAAATGTTGATGGGGAGGATGATCCCTATCTCGAGCCCTCGTGGCCACACTTACAGATTGTATATGAGCTGCTATTGCGATATGTTGTTTCGTCTGATACTGACACGAAAGTTGCAAAGCAGTTCATAGACCATTCGTTCGTGTTGAAGTTATTGGATTTATTCGACTCCGAAGACCCGAGGGAGAGAGAGTATTTGAAAACAATTCTTCATCGCGTATATGGGAAGTTCATGGTGCATCGTCCGTTTATTAGGAAGGCAATGAGTAACATCTTTTATCAGTTTATATATGAGACAGAGAAGCATAGCGGCATAGGTGAGCTCTTGGAGGTTCTAGGGAGCATAATAAATGGATTTGCGTTGCCGATGAAAGAGGAGCATAAGCTGTTTCTTGTTCGTGCACTCATACCGCTCCACAAGCCGAAAACAAATGCAGTGTATCATCAGCAGTTGTCATACTGTGTTGTCCAGTTCATGGAGAAGGACTTCAAGCTGGCAGATGCTGTTATAAGAGGTTTGTTGAAATACTGGCCTGTCACAAATTGCCGAAAAGAGGTTCTGTTTCTTGGGGAACTTGAGGAAGTTCTGGAGGCTACGCAGGTGTCAGAGTTTCAGCGCTGCATGGTTCCCCTTTTTAGACAGATAGCTCGCTGCCTTAACAGTTCACATTCCCag GTAGCAGAGCGCGCCCTATTCTTGTGGAATAACGATCATATAGTAAACCTGATTGCACAGAACCGGAATGTCATATTGCCAATCATCTTTGAGGCCATGGAAAAGAACATACAATCTCATTGGAACCAAGCGATCCAAGGGCTGACTGGTAATGTTCAGAAAATCTTTTTGGAAATGGATTCCGACCTATTCCAAGAGTGCCAAAGACAGTACGCAGAAAATGCAGCTTGCGCGACAGAACAGGAAGAGCAGCGGGAATTAAGATGGCAGAGATTAGTAGCTTGCAGCTAA